Within the Salvia hispanica cultivar TCC Black 2014 chromosome 4, UniMelb_Shisp_WGS_1.0, whole genome shotgun sequence genome, the region atagaTTCTACCTGAGAAGAGAGAGTTTATAGACCCAAAGTGATAGATCACGAGTTTTCTTTGTATAAAATCTAACATCTCACTgcattaataaattattttaagtgataatataatcatctaattagttaattaagtgCTAGCCGAATTATTATCACGAGTCTTCAAACTAAACATTTGAGTGAGTtagattattttgttaatcaaATCAACAGAGGGAGCTAAATGTGAATTTCAGTAAGATAATGGATTTATTATTGATCTATATAATTTACGGGTGGGAGAGGGTGGttttaaaagatatttttgtAAGAGAAATAGTAGTTCTGGTAGAGATTTAGCTCTAGgatacatttatatatttggagAAGGGTATAATGCAAATAAGCCATCCCACAGGCCACAGATTCCATGTTTTGATGGAACGAGagcaaaatttatttaaagataagtACTTTAATAGTAGTCTTAAAAAGATGTAGATGCCTCTTCTCACCATTGCCACACCCGcctgcatatatatatatatgatatatcaaCATCATGGTGGCAGAACAACTTGCTGGCATAACACGACGTCGGATATCGTCTTTCCATGCCTGTCGATCCTTCTCGAACAGTTCACTCCTCCATCCAGGATGTTGCGGACAACAACGTTCAACGAGTGAATCCCTCTGGCCTCGTAGATCTCGACCTTAACGTGCTGTTCAACCCACTTGTCTCTTCTTTCTAAGTCATCTTGACCAGGGAAGGATGATGGATTTAAGAGGGGTGACACAACTTCCTTCACCCACTCTGGAGTCACAATCATCTTAAGCCTCTCGATATCCGGGGGATAATGTGGGATCAGGGAGAAGTTGAGGTCGTTGCCTTTGTCCCCGATTCTGCTGTGAGCTATGGCATAGAGGGGGATCTTTTGGCCAGCTGGAGCAGCACAGACCTGGCTACTTGTGATTTTTGAATCTTTGCTCGAATCGTGTGTACTTTCATGCACAGCCAGTTTCTTCTCTGCAACGGCACGCCTAGGATTGTGATCAGTTGAGATAGCTAGGTTGTTTTGGGCTGCAAAAATTTGCCAATGAACGTTTTCACGTCCCACCTGTATATTGACCAAACCCTATGGTTATGTGCCCATTTTTTATCGTGTTATTCATTTAAAGAAAcaccataaaataaattcccCAATAACTtgacaaacgttgattacaaataaaacaaatgtaGCATATGAGTGTATTACAGTCTGCCAAAGAAGCGCATGCAAAAGCACAAGAACGCATATACAGGTATGCATatggagagagggagagagaggtACCAATTCTTTTTCCAGTAAATTCTCTTTCTTGCTTCCAGTACTGCATCAAGTGAAAACAAAGTTAAGAAAACCACAAACACTAAACTATACGCATGTATGTGTGCGTGTGCATGCGCTTGTGAGTGTGTGTACACAAAACATCTTAATTTTTCGTAAAATAGATCATAATATACACAACAGCTAAATTATATCATTTATAGCAAGTCGAGAGCTCCAAGGCTCGAGCTTTTTCTATTGAGTTGGGAGAGGGGGTATTAGGATGAAAAACTACCATTACGAACCCAATTTTAAGGTGAAGCTATCAGTCTTTAACCAATATAAACTGAAAACAGTAAAAGAACCTGATGGAAACTTCAGAAAGTGTAAACAGAGGAAATACCTGATGCCACCACCTCCAGCAGGGCCATTGGTGTACAAAGCTATGAATTCCTTGGTGAACTGGAGTGCATGCTCCTCTTTCTCAAACAAGCCATCCATTCGTAATCTAATATCTTCACTAGGCTTTGACAATATATCTCCAGTGTAGGTTGCTTTAAGGCTATCCTGACCAATAATGTAGGAAACGATATTGATGCTAGTACCAGGATATAATTCTTCCATCCATGCCCTTACCTGATGCAAGAGAACTACAGTAAGCTACGGTGACACTTGTGTCATCAGATGCTACtgataataaattagaaaGGAAATTTCATTGCATTCTCAACATTACCAGGAAAAAAAGAGATCGAGATTATGTGATTAGcaaaaaactcaaaacataTGATAAGTTTTCAGAATTGTGTGTCACAGTACCAGAAACTCAGCAGCTTTAGCTCGTTGCACGCATCCATAACCACCATAAGATATTTCTCCCCAGCCTTTCCATCCAATGTCCTGTGAACAAGAAGAACAAGCATTGAACCTAAACTGTCACTGAACAAAGGGATGGTCACCAggaaaaaacacataaaaatgcaaaatgtaTCTTATGCATGACGGTTTTTTATTCCCCAGCTATCCTTTCCATTAATTTTAGTGGTAAGAAGCAGGAAGATACCTTTGATCTTAGCAGCAATAATTTTTCAGGTTGATATCCAGTAGAAGGCTTGGCTCCAGAGCAGAGAACCTTGCTGTCTGACAATGATTGAAATGTAACATCTTGAAGATCTACTATCTGTTCGGCGAGGGTGTCTTAATCATTTGATGTTGAATTTACCCTTTTCCAGGTATCAAAGAAAATGTagcaaaaatttaataaaccaACTAACCACGTCAGGGGTTATGTATGAACTAGGATCGCCAATTTCGTACAGAAGTTGTTGGGCACAAGTGCTCCAGCTGAGAACACCTTTAGTACCTTCTGCCTTAGCTACACTTACTGTACCATCAGAAGTAATTTCTGCAAATGGAAGAGATATTTGAAGGAGATCTTGAAAAGACATGTCCCGATGTTTATCACCTACAAATGTTATACCAAAGTTATGCCTACAATTGATATAGAAAGGTAACACAAATCAGTTATAATTGCACAGGTTTTAAACTATACGAAACAGAAGTAGATTATTACCTGGATGCATGTAATACCCCCCCGTTAGCTGACAACCACATTCCAGAAGGTGACCTGCCAGAGTACCTTGTGCAAGAAGCCCAAATTCATCCCAGTTCCATCCTAATTCAAACATCTGTATACCAGAAGCTATTCGTCATGAGGTGGCAAGACAAAGTACTTGGAGTTTAGGGGGGAAAGGGTTGATATAGAGGAACAGAACACATTTCACCCGACAGAGAGAAAACATGAGGTGAAAAGGGGTAATACATGATTAAAATCTGAATAGATACTTAACAAGTAATTTTGTAAGAGggaaatatgaatttatacCATTGGACCTAAGAATAAAGAAGCATCGGCAACCCGTGAAGTTATTAGAACATCTGGTGTGTACCTCTCCAAACATTCCACAATTGGGGCTGCTCCCATATAAACACTGACATCCTGCACATATCAACGCCAGTTCAAGATTAGAGATGAAAAAGGAGCCCTAAGACAGGTCTTGATTACTCCAAGCAAAAATGCTCATCTTCACATCAACCAGAACAATCTTACAggttccaaattttgtttggaGAAAGTTATAAACTCATTACATCTATGAGttgttattaatatttcaGGGGAACTCCTGAAATTAAATCATTCTATAATAGGAGTGTAAGTCAAGGATTTCTGAATCTTACATCATCAACAAGCTTCGATCGATTGTCCACTCCTGAGAATATCCCGAAGGAAATGTTAACCATAAAGCATTTACTGATATTCAAGGATCCAGTTAAATTCTCATGAGAATCATTACCTATTTCTAAAACAGATGATTGATAAGCGATGCCAACTTTCACGCTAATCCCCAGCTCACTTGCAACTCGTAAAACCTCTTCTTGAGCACCATATGGAGACTCTGCTCACGAGTataaacacaaataatattgtgtTAGCCAAGACAGGTATGTATGGCAGAGTAAATAACTTCAATAAGAAGTGAATGATAAACTGCTCAATACTCACTAGCACCCATATTGGTAATAATGCGAACACCTCTCTCCACAGCTAGAGGTAAAAGCATCTGCATCCACTCCGAAACTGCGCAATTGTTGACAACTTTCAGCATATACgctgtataattttttaaatacattGAATAATTACATCACAAACTCGGTGGATGCATGAACTTCACCAGAACATTTATTAGCCGAAAACACAAAGACGTCATCaactaattataaaactagtcGTTTCGATTACACGGGCAGTAGAATTCTTCTACTATCATGCATTCCTATTTGTATATTTGTTCTAAACCATTTTCCATACACTCATCATAGAAAGAAAACCACATAAACAACAGTCAGAAGATTCAGAAACACGATCTACAAAAACTGGAAGCAACACCATCCGCTATCgataaaaacaaaagtaaacaAGTAAACTACAGTAACATTGACCagcaaaaatgaagaaatagcCACAATTCAGTTGTAAAACTAGACATACTGCGAGGATCGTAGCCCGGGCCACCGGACTTTACATCTCTGCACCGGTCGGCAAGCGTGCGTTCCGCCAAGCATTCGAGTACCAGATAGTCCAATTCATCCACTCTCTGAAGCAATTTCAGCGCTGCAGCGGGCCGGTCGCCGGAGAAACCAGCTCCGCAGCCTATCACTACCTTCTCCTTACGCCTCGCCGGGTTCCGCCTCTGCAGTTGAAGCAATTATCggattaaaagaataaatcgGTAACATTTTACCTATTACGTTTACGATTTGATGATCATAGAGTTGAACTAACCAATTTGACTACGCAGTCGTGAGACTCCCGCGTTTCGCTTCCGAATTCCGCCATTTGAAGTTGAAGGTGCGCTGGTGGTATGATGGTGAATGCTGAACTTATAGAAGCGAGGAAGGATGCCAACTCAGCTCATCCATATTTAATGATGCCAACACTAGCAATCATTACGAACTAATCACATTACTaattaggagtattttttttaatatttcatctttcttaatttgaTTCTCAATATGCATGTCGAAGTTTCTTCACgctttaataaataatagtaatatatctattttaaataaataatactagtattatatcAATGgataatatgatttttaatataaaattaatgaagtgatactataaagaaaaaaatagttagaataattattaatagaaaatgagaCTCACAATTGAGaactattttataaatacagATTAactttaaatgaaaaaataagaatgttTTTAGACGGAGATATTAATATccattacatattttataggagtacatttaaatatcgatatacatattg harbors:
- the LOC125219345 gene encoding uncharacterized protein LOC125219345, encoding MAEFGSETRESHDCVVKLRRNPARRKEKVVIGCGAGFSGDRPAAALKLLQRVDELDYLVLECLAERTLADRCRDVKSGGPGYDPRISEWMQMLLPLAVERGVRIITNMGAKSPYGAQEEVLRVASELGISVKVGIAYQSSVLEIGVDNRSKLVDDDVSVYMGAAPIVECLERYTPDVLITSRVADASLFLGPMMFELGWNWDEFGLLAQGTLAGHLLECGCQLTGGYYMHPGDKHRDMSFQDLLQISLPFAEITSDGTVSVAKAEGTKGVLSWSTCAQQLLYEIGDPSSYITPDVIVDLQDVTFQSLSDSKVLCSGAKPSTGYQPEKLLLLRSKDIGWKGWGEISYGGYGCVQRAKAAEFLVRAWMEELYPGTSINIVSYIIGQDSLKATYTGDILSKPSEDIRLRMDGLFEKEEHALQFTKEFIALYTNGPAGGGGISTGSKKENLLEKELVGRENVHWQIFAAQNNLAISTDHNPRRAVAEKKLAVHESTHDSSKDSKITSSQVCAAPAGQKIPLYAIAHSRIGDKGNDLNFSLIPHYPPDIERLKMIVTPEWVKEVVSPLLNPSSFPGQDDLERRDKWVEQHVKVEIYEARGIHSLNVVVRNILDGGVNCSRRIDRHGKTISDVVLCQQVVLPP